In Lacibacter sp. H375, one DNA window encodes the following:
- a CDS encoding homocysteine S-methyltransferase family protein, with protein sequence MDIRKELEKRILVIDGAMGTMIQRHKLEEADYRGERFKDWHCDVKGNNDLLSITQPQIITGIHKQYLDAGADIIETNTFSSTSIAQADYDMQSLAYELNVASAKCAREAIQQSGKTAFVAGAIGPLNKTLSLSPDVNNPGYRAVTFDEVVAAYYEQIKGLVDGGVDVLLIETIFDTLNAKAAIFAIKKYFHDTNKPELPIMISGTITDASGRTLSGQTLEAFYISVMHANPLSVGLNCALGAHEMRPHIEELSQIASCYVSAYPNAGLPNAMGEYDEEPSDTGHYLEEWAKEGWVNIVGGCCGTTPDHIKHIADHVKKLQPRELPVVEETF encoded by the coding sequence ATGGACATCAGAAAAGAACTCGAAAAAAGAATCCTCGTTATTGATGGCGCAATGGGCACCATGATCCAGCGGCATAAACTTGAAGAAGCTGATTATAGAGGCGAGCGTTTCAAAGATTGGCATTGCGATGTAAAAGGCAATAACGATCTGTTGAGCATTACACAACCGCAGATCATTACCGGTATTCACAAACAATATTTAGATGCAGGTGCCGATATTATTGAAACCAATACATTCAGCAGCACAAGTATCGCACAAGCCGATTACGATATGCAATCGTTGGCTTATGAGTTAAATGTTGCTTCTGCAAAATGTGCAAGAGAAGCAATTCAGCAATCGGGCAAGACAGCGTTTGTTGCCGGTGCAATCGGTCCTTTAAATAAAACATTATCTCTATCACCCGACGTAAACAACCCGGGTTACCGTGCTGTTACATTTGATGAAGTGGTGGCTGCCTATTACGAACAGATCAAAGGTTTGGTGGATGGTGGTGTAGATGTATTGTTGATCGAAACTATTTTCGATACCCTCAATGCCAAAGCAGCCATCTTCGCTATCAAAAAATATTTTCATGATACCAACAAGCCAGAGTTGCCGATCATGATCAGTGGTACTATCACTGATGCCAGTGGAAGAACCTTGAGCGGACAAACACTTGAGGCTTTTTACATTTCAGTTATGCATGCAAATCCATTAAGTGTTGGGTTGAACTGTGCATTAGGTGCGCATGAAATGCGTCCGCATATTGAAGAGCTTTCTCAGATCGCTTCCTGCTATGTATCTGCTTATCCTAATGCCGGTTTGCCAAATGCTATGGGTGAGTATGACGAAGAACCTTCAGATACCGGTCATTACTTAGAAGAATGGGCTAAAGAAGGCTGGGTGAATATTGTTGGCGGATGCTGCGGTACCACGCCTGATCATATCAAACATATTGCAGATCATGTGAAGAAATTACAACCGAGAGAATTGCCGGTTGTGGAAGAAACGTTTTGA
- a CDS encoding YceI family protein — MRTISFILILCFLILKLQAQENYMTRNGQISFFSSTPLEDIKAINNEVASVLNRKTGSVQFIVLIKSFQFRKAAMQDHFNGKDYMDSDRYPKAELKGIITNISTVDFTKDGTYPVTVEGTLTMHGVSNKIKSAGNIIVKGSTVTATAVFKIKLVDYKISVPTIVSKKIAEKVEVTVNCNYQLYQPKKK; from the coding sequence ATGCGCACAATTTCTTTTATACTTATTCTCTGTTTCTTAATTCTGAAATTGCAGGCGCAGGAAAACTATATGACCCGCAATGGGCAGATCAGTTTTTTCTCCTCCACGCCATTGGAAGATATTAAAGCGATCAATAACGAAGTGGCATCTGTCTTAAACCGTAAGACCGGCAGCGTTCAATTCATTGTTCTGATTAAAAGTTTCCAATTCAGGAAAGCGGCTATGCAGGATCATTTCAATGGAAAAGATTACATGGATTCAGATCGCTATCCCAAAGCTGAGCTGAAGGGAATAATCACCAACATCAGCACGGTTGATTTTACAAAAGATGGAACCTACCCGGTAACTGTTGAAGGCACACTCACCATGCATGGTGTCAGCAATAAGATCAAAAGCGCAGGAAATATCATTGTGAAAGGTAGTACTGTAACCGCTACTGCTGTCTTCAAAATTAAGCTTGTCGATTATAAAATTTCTGTTCCAACAATTGTCTCAAAAAAAATAGCAGAGAAAGTGGAAGTGACGGTGAATTGCAATTACCAACTCTATCAACCAAAAAAAAAATAA
- the metH gene encoding methionine synthase, with protein MSVIKPYSRFSGLEPLVVRPETNFLNVGERTNVTGSKKFARLIRENKYEEALSIARQQVENGAQIIDVNMDDALLDGVQAMTTFINLMQSEPDIAKIPVMIDSSKFEIIEAGLKCVQGKSIVNSISMKEGEEKFIEQARICRMYGASVIVMAFDEKGQADTKQRKVEICHRAYKILTEQVGFAPQDIIFDPNIFAIATGLEEHNNYGVDFIEATKEIKELMPLTKVSGGVSNLSFSFRGNEHVREAMHSVFLYYAIKAGMDMGIVNAGQLVVYDEIEPNLRNLCEDVILNRNNDNNEATEKLINFAETVKAKGKEIVKDEAWRNSSVEERLKHSLVNGITDYIDIDTEEARQKYSAPLEVIEGPLMAGMDVVGDLFGAGKMFLPQVVKSARVMKKSVAILTPYIEQEKEDRKQAHLAAGTVNEESAGAAKILLATVKGDVHDIGKNIVGVVLGCNGYDVIDLGVMVATDKILDTAQKENVDIIGLSGLITPSLDEMVHVAHEMKRRGMKQPLLIGGATTSRMHTAVKINPQYEEGVIHVLDASRSVTVAGNLLSPEQKPAFLQGIQAEYEKLRDDFNNKKVVKQFLRFEEAQNNKVKIDWAGFTPVAPTFTGAKQFDAYDLEEIRNYIDWQPFFIAWELHGKFPAILSDSIVGVEATKLYNDANALLDKIVAEKWLTAKGTIGFWPANSDGKDSVAVLHEQAGPDEVLHLQFLRQQIKKTEGQPNISLADFIAPAETKAQDHIGAFSVTIHGIEEHIKRFEAAHDDYNKIMLQALADRLAEAFAEVLHQRTRKEFWGYAKDETLSNEDLIKEQYLGIRPAPGYPACPDHTEKYKLFSLLGGEEATGIHLTESLAMYPASSVCGWYFAHPESKYFGVGKIEKDQLNDYTKRKGMSLEEMNRWLRPILE; from the coding sequence ATGAGCGTTATTAAACCATATAGTCGTTTTTCAGGATTAGAACCATTGGTCGTTCGGCCAGAAACCAACTTTTTGAACGTTGGTGAACGTACCAATGTAACCGGTAGTAAAAAGTTTGCACGCCTGATCCGTGAAAACAAATACGAAGAAGCATTGAGCATTGCACGCCAACAGGTAGAGAACGGTGCACAGATCATTGATGTGAACATGGATGATGCATTGCTGGATGGTGTACAAGCCATGACTACGTTTATCAACCTCATGCAAAGCGAACCGGACATTGCTAAGATTCCGGTGATGATCGACTCCTCAAAATTTGAGATCATTGAAGCAGGTTTGAAATGCGTGCAGGGAAAAAGTATTGTGAACTCTATCTCCATGAAAGAAGGAGAAGAGAAATTTATTGAGCAGGCACGCATCTGTCGCATGTATGGTGCATCAGTTATTGTGATGGCCTTTGATGAAAAAGGACAAGCCGATACTAAACAACGCAAAGTAGAGATCTGTCATCGTGCTTATAAAATATTAACGGAGCAGGTTGGCTTTGCACCACAGGATATCATCTTCGATCCAAACATTTTTGCCATTGCAACAGGTTTGGAAGAACATAACAACTATGGTGTTGATTTTATTGAAGCAACAAAAGAAATAAAAGAACTGATGCCGCTCACGAAAGTAAGTGGCGGTGTAAGTAATCTTTCGTTCTCCTTCCGTGGTAATGAACATGTACGTGAAGCCATGCACAGTGTGTTTCTCTACTATGCCATCAAAGCAGGTATGGATATGGGTATTGTGAATGCAGGTCAGTTGGTGGTGTATGATGAAATTGAGCCAAACCTTCGAAACCTGTGTGAAGATGTAATTCTCAACCGCAACAACGATAACAACGAAGCCACCGAAAAGCTCATCAACTTTGCAGAAACTGTAAAAGCAAAAGGAAAAGAAATTGTAAAAGATGAAGCATGGCGCAACAGTTCAGTTGAAGAACGTTTGAAACATTCGTTGGTAAATGGCATCACCGATTATATTGATATTGATACGGAAGAAGCAAGACAGAAATACAGTGCGCCGCTTGAAGTGATTGAAGGACCACTCATGGCAGGTATGGATGTAGTGGGCGATTTGTTTGGTGCAGGTAAAATGTTTTTGCCACAGGTGGTAAAGAGTGCAAGGGTGATGAAGAAGAGCGTGGCCATTCTTACGCCATATATTGAACAGGAAAAAGAAGATCGTAAACAGGCACATCTTGCAGCAGGTACAGTGAATGAAGAAAGTGCAGGTGCTGCAAAAATTTTATTGGCTACCGTAAAAGGTGACGTACATGATATTGGAAAGAACATTGTGGGTGTGGTCTTAGGTTGTAATGGTTATGATGTAATTGACCTGGGTGTAATGGTGGCAACCGATAAAATTTTAGATACAGCACAAAAAGAAAATGTAGATATTATTGGCTTGAGTGGATTGATCACTCCTTCGCTTGATGAAATGGTGCATGTGGCACATGAAATGAAACGCAGAGGCATGAAGCAACCACTGTTGATTGGTGGTGCAACTACTTCACGCATGCACACAGCAGTAAAAATTAATCCGCAGTACGAAGAAGGTGTGATTCATGTGTTGGATGCAAGTCGTAGTGTGACTGTTGCAGGCAACTTATTAAGTCCTGAACAGAAGCCAGCTTTCCTGCAAGGCATACAAGCTGAGTATGAAAAACTCCGTGATGATTTCAATAATAAGAAAGTAGTAAAACAATTCTTACGTTTTGAAGAAGCGCAGAACAACAAAGTAAAAATTGATTGGGCTGGCTTCACTCCGGTTGCACCAACATTCACCGGAGCAAAACAATTCGATGCATATGATCTTGAAGAGATCAGGAATTATATCGACTGGCAACCATTCTTTATTGCCTGGGAACTGCATGGCAAATTCCCGGCTATCTTAAGCGACAGCATTGTAGGTGTTGAGGCAACCAAACTTTACAATGATGCAAATGCGTTACTGGATAAGATCGTTGCAGAAAAATGGTTAACTGCAAAAGGAACCATTGGTTTCTGGCCGGCAAATAGTGATGGAAAAGATTCTGTTGCTGTATTACATGAACAGGCAGGACCGGATGAAGTACTGCATCTTCAATTCCTTCGTCAGCAGATCAAGAAAACAGAGGGCCAACCGAATATCTCCTTAGCTGATTTTATTGCGCCTGCTGAAACAAAAGCTCAGGATCACATCGGAGCATTTTCAGTTACCATTCACGGTATTGAAGAACACATCAAACGTTTTGAAGCAGCACATGATGATTATAACAAGATCATGCTGCAGGCATTGGCTGATCGTTTGGCTGAAGCATTTGCTGAAGTGTTGCATCAACGTACACGGAAAGAATTCTGGGGTTATGCAAAAGATGAAACTTTGAGCAATGAAGATCTCATCAAAGAACAATACCTCGGTATTCGTCCTGCACCGGGTTATCCGGCCTGTCCCGATCATACAGAGAAGTATAAATTATTTTCACTGCTTGGTGGCGAAGAAGCAACCGGTATTCATTTAACTGAATCATTGGCGATGTATCCCGCTTCATCTGTTTGTGGTTGGTATTTTGCACATCCGGAATCGAAATACTTTGGTGTAGGTAAAATTGAAAAAGATCAGCTGAATGATTATACAAAACGTAAAGGCATGAGTCTGGAAGAAATGAACAGATGGTTACGACCGATTTTAGAATGA
- the recR gene encoding recombination mediator RecR, which produces MSFSSSLLEQAVNEFAKLPGIGKKTALRLVLHLIKQPQEETQLFADTIARMRREIKFCSKCCNVSDTEICNICSNISRKKQIICVVENIRDVIAIESTQQFNGLYHVLGGVISPLDGVGPDQLTIEPLINRLKEDEVEELIFALSPNIQGDTTLFYISKKIKDLPVKITTIARGIAFGGELEYADELTLARSLQNRQPVANYVSMK; this is translated from the coding sequence ATGTCTTTCTCTTCGTCTTTATTGGAACAGGCCGTGAATGAATTTGCCAAACTACCCGGCATTGGTAAAAAAACAGCGTTGCGTTTAGTGCTTCATCTCATCAAACAACCGCAGGAAGAAACACAGTTGTTTGCTGATACCATTGCACGTATGCGGAGAGAAATTAAATTCTGCAGCAAATGTTGCAATGTATCCGATACAGAAATTTGTAATATCTGCAGCAATATCTCCCGAAAAAAACAGATCATTTGTGTGGTGGAAAATATCCGTGATGTTATTGCTATTGAAAGCACACAACAGTTCAACGGGTTGTATCATGTGCTTGGTGGCGTTATTTCACCATTGGATGGTGTAGGACCGGATCAGTTAACGATCGAGCCATTGATTAACCGATTAAAAGAAGACGAAGTGGAAGAACTCATCTTTGCACTCAGCCCTAACATACAAGGCGACACCACTTTGTTTTATATCAGCAAAAAAATAAAAGACCTGCCAGTTAAGATCACCACCATCGCACGTGGCATTGCGTTTGGTGGCGAACTGGAGTATGCAGATGAATTAACTCTTGCCCGCAGTTTGCAGAACCGCCAGCCTGTAGCGAATTATGTGAGCATGAAATAG
- a CDS encoding OB-fold protein, with the protein MKKRSLIVFILFAVLIGAAIFFIYTKWNKAPESIENAEAVRINAADLFREFAENENQATQTYNGKVLEITGIVSSTAINQQGKTIVQLQTNDPLFGINCTMENETTINDGETVTIKGVCSGFTTDVILIRCYLIKK; encoded by the coding sequence ATGAAGAAACGATCGCTCATAGTTTTTATTCTGTTTGCAGTATTGATTGGCGCAGCAATATTCTTTATCTATACAAAATGGAATAAAGCTCCTGAAAGCATTGAAAATGCTGAGGCGGTTCGAATAAACGCAGCTGATCTTTTCCGTGAGTTTGCAGAAAATGAGAACCAGGCAACACAAACCTACAATGGCAAAGTGCTTGAAATAACAGGCATCGTAAGCTCAACAGCAATAAACCAGCAAGGAAAAACAATTGTACAGTTGCAAACCAATGATCCGCTATTTGGCATTAACTGTACCATGGAAAATGAGACGACGATAAATGATGGCGAAACCGTTACAATAAAAGGCGTTTGCAGTGGCTTTACAACTGATGTTATTCTTATTCGCTGTTACCTCATAAAAAAATAA
- a CDS encoding DUF5777 family beta-barrel protein, producing MLDKKYTLLLIMLISSYFLTAQEIDLNKELEEEKEKPKTQYITNTFQSTRIINSHTIEITPKGYMDFRIAHRFGTLNGGFYELFGLDNASMRMSFDFGLTPNLMLGVGRSTYQKQYDAFGKYRFLRQSKGERNMPISAAIASSIMLTTLKWQDPTRENLFSSRLQYAHQLIIARKFSEGTAIQLMPTMVHYNLVPKASDPNDILALGIGGRQRISKMVSVNAEYYYLLPGSRFDGTTNSFSIGFDIETAGHVFQLHFTNSRGMTERTFISETAGSWGKGNILFGFNISRMFNLQKKKKVKTA from the coding sequence ATGCTTGATAAAAAATATACGTTGTTGTTGATAATGCTTATCAGTAGTTATTTTCTTACAGCGCAAGAGATCGATCTCAACAAAGAACTCGAAGAAGAAAAAGAAAAACCTAAAACGCAATACATAACCAATACCTTTCAATCAACTCGTATCATCAACAGTCATACCATTGAAATTACACCAAAGGGTTATATGGATTTTCGTATTGCTCACCGCTTCGGTACACTCAATGGTGGCTTTTATGAATTGTTTGGACTAGATAACGCCAGCATGCGTATGAGTTTTGATTTTGGTTTAACACCCAATCTTATGCTCGGGGTTGGAAGAAGCACCTATCAAAAACAATACGATGCATTCGGCAAGTATCGCTTTCTCCGGCAAAGTAAAGGCGAACGGAATATGCCGATCAGTGCAGCTATCGCATCATCCATTATGCTTACGACGTTGAAATGGCAGGACCCAACAAGAGAGAATCTGTTTTCATCACGTCTGCAATATGCCCATCAACTCATCATTGCCCGTAAGTTTTCTGAAGGAACGGCCATTCAACTGATGCCAACCATGGTGCATTACAATCTTGTACCCAAGGCCAGCGATCCAAATGATATTCTGGCGTTGGGCATTGGCGGTCGTCAGCGTATCAGCAAAATGGTATCGGTGAATGCTGAATATTATTACCTGTTGCCGGGTTCCCGTTTCGATGGCACTACCAACTCTTTTTCCATTGGTTTCGATATTGAAACTGCCGGCCATGTGTTTCAACTCCATTTCACCAATTCACGTGGCATGACGGAGCGAACATTCATCAGCGAAACCGCTGGCAGTTGGGGTAAAGGCAACATCCTCTTTGGTTTCAACATTTCAAGGATGTTCAACTTACAAAAGAAAAAAAAGGTTAAAACAGCATAA
- a CDS encoding Ig-like domain-containing protein yields MKRFFPFILILLCIPAMMVQTTGCANIVPPSGGPRDSLPPVPVSASPKDSATMVKEQKITITFDEFVELKEPNQKVIISPYPVKDPVIEFKLRTVTVRLKDSLLPNTTYNINFGDAIVDLNEGNILKDFQYSFSTGTSIDSNELSGKVILAETGKTDSTMFALLYRKEEDSTVYKEKPMYVARVDGQGNFRFNNLPAGKFYVYALRDEDGNKKYTQGIEQFAFLDSTINVTTTTPAVQLYAFATEKERQKSTATQDTKRGLVVSSNLESNALDILDTFRLIYTKPIRSYDLSKIRLQQDSTKFITDFTIVNDSVRKQLLFNYAWKSGGTYKLYLDKDYAADTSGLKSLKNDTLSFRVKTEKEYGTLRIRFKEIDTATHPVLIFYSNDQIVGRYPLTGKEFYRAQFKPGSYKLGLLFDTNKNGVWDPGDYFAKPKRQPELVQPLNYSVTVKENWDNELVIEPGKAQSKTPDLQ; encoded by the coding sequence ATGAAAAGATTTTTTCCATTCATTTTAATACTCCTTTGCATCCCCGCCATGATGGTTCAAACGACGGGCTGTGCCAACATCGTACCACCAAGTGGTGGACCAAGAGACAGTTTGCCTCCTGTTCCGGTTTCAGCTTCACCAAAAGATTCAGCCACAATGGTGAAGGAGCAAAAGATCACCATCACGTTTGATGAATTTGTTGAATTAAAAGAGCCAAATCAAAAAGTGATCATTTCACCCTATCCTGTCAAAGACCCAGTGATCGAATTCAAATTACGCACCGTTACTGTACGTTTAAAAGATTCACTCTTACCCAATACAACCTACAACATCAACTTTGGTGATGCTATTGTTGACTTGAACGAAGGAAATATTCTTAAAGATTTTCAATACAGTTTTTCAACCGGCACTTCTATTGATTCAAATGAACTTTCGGGAAAAGTTATTCTTGCAGAAACAGGAAAGACAGACAGCACCATGTTTGCTTTGTTGTATCGCAAAGAAGAAGATTCAACCGTGTACAAAGAAAAGCCCATGTATGTAGCAAGGGTTGATGGGCAAGGTAATTTCCGTTTCAATAATTTACCGGCAGGTAAGTTTTACGTGTATGCCTTGCGTGATGAAGATGGCAACAAAAAATATACACAAGGTATTGAGCAGTTTGCATTTCTTGATTCAACAATTAATGTAACCACTACTACTCCTGCTGTTCAGCTGTATGCATTTGCAACTGAGAAGGAACGACAAAAATCAACTGCCACACAGGATACTAAACGTGGACTTGTTGTTTCTTCAAACCTTGAGAGCAACGCTTTGGATATTCTTGACACATTCAGGCTGATCTATACGAAACCCATCCGCAGTTACGATTTGTCAAAGATCCGTTTGCAGCAGGATTCAACAAAGTTCATCACCGATTTCACCATAGTTAATGACAGTGTTCGCAAACAATTACTTTTCAATTATGCGTGGAAATCCGGTGGCACTTACAAACTTTACCTTGATAAAGATTATGCAGCTGACACTTCCGGGTTAAAATCATTGAAGAACGATACGCTTTCTTTCCGTGTAAAAACAGAAAAAGAATATGGTACGCTTCGTATTCGTTTTAAAGAAATTGATACCGCCACTCACCCGGTATTGATTTTTTACAGCAATGATCAAATTGTTGGCCGCTATCCATTAACCGGCAAAGAATTTTATCGTGCTCAATTTAAACCCGGCTCCTACAAACTTGGTTTGTTGTTCGATACCAATAAGAACGGTGTTTGGGATCCAGGCGATTATTTTGCAAAACCGAAACGTCAGCCGGAACTAGTTCAACCGCTCAATTATTCAGTTACTGTAAAAGAAAACTGGGATAATGAACTGGTGATAGAACCGGGTAAAGCACAAAGCAAAACGCCGGATCTTCAGTAA
- a CDS encoding RNA polymerase sigma factor yields the protein MLTKEELVNCIEGCRHNKRIYQNKIYVAFYDYAMSICFKYSNDKEDAVEIINDGFLKIFREIYNYKPLSEDIAFGFTSWLRRIMINTAIDHYRKNKNNAIFKDLNEEHTNVTVGEEKDMLANISYNELIKIVQELSPAYRIVFNLYAIEGMTHKEVGKQLNITEGTSKSNFAKARAFLQNKLLQKSTKKEINAYR from the coding sequence GTGCTGACAAAAGAGGAATTAGTTAATTGCATAGAAGGGTGCAGGCATAATAAGCGTATATATCAAAACAAGATATATGTAGCTTTTTATGATTATGCTATGTCTATATGCTTCAAGTACAGCAACGATAAAGAAGACGCAGTTGAAATCATTAACGATGGGTTCTTAAAGATCTTCAGGGAAATATACAATTACAAACCTCTTTCAGAAGATATTGCTTTTGGCTTCACATCGTGGTTGAGGCGTATCATGATCAATACCGCAATAGACCATTACCGGAAGAACAAGAACAACGCCATTTTCAAAGACCTGAATGAGGAACATACGAATGTAACTGTTGGCGAAGAGAAAGATATGCTGGCAAATATCTCCTACAATGAATTGATCAAAATTGTCCAGGAACTGAGTCCTGCTTACCGCATCGTTTTTAACCTGTATGCCATTGAGGGAATGACCCATAAAGAGGTGGGTAAGCAGTTGAACATAACTGAAGGAACATCTAAATCAAATTTTGCAAAGGCAAGGGCTTTTTTACAGAATAAGCTCCTGCAAAAATCCACTAAAAAAGAAATAAATGCCTATCGATGA
- a CDS encoding LuxR C-terminal-related transcriptional regulator — protein MKQEPFDQEFNRIFKWLGNDSSPSQLKFELDLYKKLWNFFLIGDSYYFIINHHTLQFEFVSNEVETVMGYLPSEFDIPFMNDKLHPDDRSWFLAIGACIVDFFSQLPVDKITKYKVRYDIRFKKRNGEFARILYQGILLEHDASGKFLRTLSVHSDITYLKLEGHPVLSFIGIDGEPSYLDVISNNKFVESKEEFTKREKQVLKLLIEGRPSKEISGLLKISKQTVDTHRKNMLHKKHLNNTGELIGKAIRSGWI, from the coding sequence ATGAAACAGGAGCCTTTTGATCAAGAGTTTAACAGGATATTCAAGTGGCTTGGTAATGATTCATCACCCAGTCAGTTGAAATTTGAACTCGATCTGTATAAAAAGCTTTGGAATTTTTTTCTGATAGGCGATTCGTATTATTTTATTATCAATCATCACACGTTGCAGTTTGAGTTTGTAAGTAACGAAGTAGAAACGGTGATGGGTTATCTGCCTTCTGAATTTGATATTCCATTTATGAACGACAAACTTCATCCCGATGATCGCTCGTGGTTTTTAGCGATTGGAGCATGTATTGTTGATTTCTTTTCACAACTCCCGGTAGATAAAATCACAAAATATAAAGTGAGATATGATATACGCTTCAAAAAAAGGAATGGTGAGTTTGCAAGAATACTTTACCAGGGCATTTTGCTCGAGCATGATGCTTCCGGAAAGTTCTTGAGAACTCTTAGTGTACATAGTGATATCACCTATCTGAAACTGGAAGGACACCCTGTCTTATCATTTATTGGTATAGATGGCGAGCCGTCTTATTTAGATGTTATTTCAAATAATAAATTTGTTGAAAGTAAAGAAGAGTTTACGAAGCGTGAAAAACAGGTGTTAAAATTATTGATCGAAGGGAGACCAAGTAAGGAGATCAGCGGGTTACTGAAGATCAGTAAGCAAACAGTGGATACACATCGGAAAAATATGCTTCACAAAAAGCATTTGAATAATACAGGTGAGTTGATCGGAAAGGCAATCAGAAGTGGTTGGATATGA
- a CDS encoding c-type cytochrome yields MKPILIVALSLLLLVSCTYNKEELLYNNTCDTSNVKYSVQIVNTIAANCLGCHTGASAPGGIMLDTYTDVRTVAMNGRLLGAITHSPGYRAMPDFAPKLPECRIAEIRTWIRNGMLNN; encoded by the coding sequence ATGAAGCCGATTCTTATTGTTGCACTTTCATTATTACTCCTTGTTTCCTGTACCTATAACAAAGAAGAGTTGCTGTACAATAACACCTGCGATACCAGCAATGTGAAATACAGTGTACAAATAGTAAACACAATTGCTGCAAATTGCCTGGGCTGTCACACCGGTGCAAGTGCTCCCGGAGGCATCATGCTTGATACATATACAGATGTGCGTACAGTTGCCATGAATGGTCGGCTACTCGGCGCAATCACCCATTCGCCCGGTTACCGTGCCATGCCCGATTTTGCTCCCAAACTTCCGGAGTGCCGTATTGCTGAAATCAGAACATGGATCAGAAATGGCATGTTGAATAATTAA
- a CDS encoding vanadium-dependent haloperoxidase, translated as MSKKLQGAFFLFLFLSFANFSCQKEVSEDLTQENNAAIANKAGVNGHLQQAKTFSSDVIIRWLNMQLDMFRLPLPAGTGTQSTDRAMAYSGIAAYEAVVNGMPAYQSLEHQLTDFPAMPKTEPGKAYHWAASANAALAEMSRRLFPTTAAANKTAMNNLESSLQASYAAEVNDATLQRSIAFGKEVATRIFAWAATDGSANVNPPYVPPVGVGLWVPTSPTPAVNPYAYQRRLLVPGSANGTALTPLPTFSTDPTSAYYAMVKEVYDISLTLTNEQKASADYFKDNPGYGAGGTYVAAFVQALNIAQFKLDMAALAYAKVGLGQHDATIVLFVNKYIFNVMRPITYIRSYINPVWNTYIPTPNHPEFPSGHATITGGALTMMSNVFGEKFPITLHTYDYLNYPPRSYSSFTQMGLDIANSRIYGGLHYRLTCERSIVQGTKVSQNILSTIKFLKE; from the coding sequence ATGAGCAAAAAACTTCAAGGGGCCTTTTTTCTGTTCTTGTTTCTTTCCTTCGCAAATTTCTCCTGCCAGAAAGAAGTAAGTGAAGATCTCACACAAGAAAACAATGCTGCAATAGCAAACAAGGCCGGCGTGAACGGACATCTGCAGCAAGCCAAAACATTCTCTTCTGATGTAATTATCCGTTGGCTAAACATGCAACTGGATATGTTTCGACTTCCACTGCCGGCAGGTACAGGCACACAGTCTACTGATCGGGCCATGGCTTACAGCGGTATTGCAGCGTATGAAGCAGTCGTAAATGGCATGCCCGCTTATCAATCGCTCGAACATCAACTCACTGATTTTCCGGCAATGCCAAAAACAGAACCCGGCAAAGCTTATCATTGGGCAGCAAGTGCCAATGCTGCATTGGCTGAAATGAGCCGCAGGCTTTTCCCCACTACAGCAGCAGCCAACAAAACTGCGATGAATAATCTTGAAAGCAGTTTGCAGGCCAGTTACGCTGCAGAAGTAAATGATGCAACACTTCAACGTTCCATTGCATTTGGAAAAGAAGTGGCAACAAGAATTTTTGCATGGGCAGCAACTGATGGTTCAGCAAATGTAAACCCGCCATATGTACCACCTGTTGGTGTTGGACTTTGGGTGCCTACATCACCAACACCCGCCGTAAATCCTTATGCATATCAACGCAGGCTGCTTGTGCCGGGTTCAGCAAACGGCACTGCTCTTACGCCGTTGCCGACCTTTTCAACAGACCCCACTTCTGCTTACTACGCAATGGTGAAGGAGGTGTATGATATTTCTCTTACATTAACAAATGAGCAAAAAGCATCGGCAGATTATTTTAAAGATAATCCCGGCTATGGCGCCGGCGGAACTTATGTGGCTGCATTTGTTCAGGCACTTAACATTGCACAATTTAAACTGGATATGGCAGCTCTTGCCTATGCCAAGGTTGGTTTAGGTCAGCATGATGCTACGATTGTACTGTTTGTGAATAAATATATCTTCAATGTTATGCGCCCGATAACATATATAAGGTCATACATCAATCCTGTGTGGAATACATATATTCCAACTCCTAATCATCCCGAGTTTCCTTCGGGTCATGCTACAATAACAGGTGGCGCATTAACCATGATGAGTAATGTGTTTGGAGAAAAATTTCCCATTACACTGCACACCTACGATTATCTTAATTATCCACCACGCAGTTACAGCTCATTTACCCAAATGGGTTTAGATATTGCCAACAGCAGGATATATGGCGGTTTACACTATCGACTTACCTGCGAAAGAAGCATCGTACAGGGCACCAAAGTGTCGCAGAATATTTTGAGCACAATAAAATTTTTGAAAGAGTAA